The Fusobacterium sp. genome segment CTTATTCGATTAATATATCTAATATGAATCCAAAATAATTAATATTTTTTATTTTTTCAACAAATTTATCAAATTATAATTTCCTAAGAAATAAAAAAATGACTGATAAATAATTTTATTCAGTCATTAATTTATAACTTAAATTATTAAAAAATAGATTTAATTTCAGCAAGATTATATTTCTACTCATAAAATTTTTTCTTAAATATTCTAGTTATTAAAATATCTTTTACACTAACTTATTTCTTTACTTAACTTATCATTCTTCATATGATCTAAAAGGTGAATCTTTAGAAGGATAATTTTTTGGTTTCAAATAAAGGCCCATTTGTTTTTTTTCATAATTTAATTCTATAATAAATGAAATAATTAATAGTATAAGAACAAATGTAAATGGAAAAGCTATAATAATCAAAACATTTTGTAATGCATTCAAGCCACCTATTTTAAGCAATATTGTTGCAATGACAGATAATAGTATTCCCCAAACAATTTTTACTTCTTTGTGTGGATTCAAATTTCCATATTCAGACTGCATTGCAAGCACATAAGTTGCTGAATCTGCAGAAGTTATAAAAAATGAAAATACCAGTATAATTGAAATAATTGATAAAATGTTTCCTAGAGGATAATGTTCTAATGTAACAAATAATACTTTTTCAATAGGTAGTGTACTAATTTTTTCATTAATCTTATAAACTTCTGTAGAAGCAACTCCAAAAATGGAAAACCATAAAAATGAAAATATTGATGGAACACACAAAACATATATAAGAAATTCTTTTATAGTCCTTCCTTTAGAAATTCTAGCTATAAATATGCCTACAAATGGAGACCATGAAATCCACCATGACCAATATAATATAGTCCACTGCTGAATCCAAGCTTGCTCAGTTGGATTTCCAGGTGCTGTTCTTAAACTCATATGCAAAAAATTCTGTAAATATTCACCAAAAGAAGAAACCATCGTATTTAATATCTGGACTCTAGGTCCGACTAACATTAATGTCAACATTATTCCTATTGCTATAACAATATTAAGATTAGAAAGTAATTTTACTCCCTTCCCAATACCTGATAATGCAGAAAATAAAAATAATACAGTTGCAACAACAATAATAAGTAATTGAACAGAAAATGAATCAGAAATACCAAATAAATAATTTAATCCTCCACTTATTTGAATTGCCCCATATCCCAATGTTGTAGAAACTCCAATCATTGTTGCAAAAATAGTCATACTATCAAGAAATTTTCCAATAAATCCATCTGTCTTCTCTTTTAATATCGGTTTTAATGTTGCTGAGATCATTGTCTTTTCTTTTTTTCTAAATTGAAAATATGCTAATGACAGTGCTACAATAGCATAAATAGACCAAGCATGTATCCCATAATGAAAAAATGAATATTGAAAAGCATCTTTAAGAGCAGCTTTACTGTATAATTTAGCTTCTGGTGCTGATACAGCAAAGTGTGATAAAGGTTCTGCAGCTCCATAAAAAACCAATCCAATCCCCATTCCAGCAGAAAATAACATAGCTAGCCATGATAGTCTAGAATGTTCAGGTTTGGAAGTGGGGTCACCTAATTTTATTTTTCCAACAGGAGTAAAAATTATAAATACACATAAACATACAATTAAAGTAGTTATGGTAAGATAATACCACCCAAATCCATATCCTAAAGATATCCGAATATTTTTTGTAAATTGATTAAACTCATTTGGGATTAGTAATGCTAAGCCTATAAGCGTGAATGTTAATAGAATAGATATCCAAAATGTCAACCCTATTCTTTTTTGAAAATGCTTTATCATAAAATAATGAACCACTTTTAATAAACTGATTGTATCAAAAGTTAAAGTTCGTCTCCTTTCTTTCTTTTTTTATAGTTATCAATCCTATACTAAATTTTTAATAAAGAATAAGTCTATTCAATATTTAATAAAAAATGATATAATTTAAATAAAAAAGGGGGCTTAAATGGAAAAAATAATTGAAGAAAAACTAATAAACTCTATGATGAAAGTTCATACACTTTTAAAAAAAAGTTTTATAAATAAAAGAAAAGCTTCTTTTAAAGTGGAAGTTCCGCAATTCAAATATTCTGAATTACTCTATCAAAATGAGATTAAATTAGCTTTTGAATGCCTTAAATGGAATTATAGAGAATTACTAAGATATTTAAGAAAAGAAAACTATACTCCTTCATTAAAAATAGTACTCTTATATGAGCATGAAAAAAGTTTTCCAGTAGTTTTAAATATGACATTACCTGAATTTTTAGAAAGTGATTTGTTTGTAGGAAAAGAAATTTTAAACATAAAAAATGTTTAATAAAAAGACAAAGCTAACATACTGATTTAAAAAATTATAAATAAATTGTTAAGGATTATTTTTAGTTTTACTGAAAATAGTCCTAATTTTATAAATTTAAAATTTCCTTTGGATTATAACAATAAATCCACTAAAAGCTTCAAATATTCTCTAAAGTACATTTCACCTCCTTATTAGGTTTTTTAAAACAATTTTATATTTTTCCATAAAATTTTACTTTTTTAAATTAACTTTATAAACATACATGCTTTTATTATAACATATATTATATTTAAATTCAAAAATACAAATTTTGTTTACTTTTTCATTTACTGAAGAAAAAATTGATAAAAACCAAAAGATTTTATTTTTTATAACAACCATATTTAATAGTCCATACCATTAATATAATAAAATTTCTTGCAAAAATTTTCTTTCCATTCAATTTAATCCTTAAATATTCCAGTCCTTACCTTTATAAGTTAAATAATATATACTTTTCTACTTAGCTCTTTCCTTTATTATTTTAATCTTTTATCTAGTATGAAATATAAAAACAGTCTTTTATTTTTATATAAAAGACTGTTTCAATTCTTAAATTTTTAAAAATAGTTCTAAAAGCACAAGCTTCATG includes the following:
- a CDS encoding BCCT family transporter; its protein translation is MIKHFQKRIGLTFWISILLTFTLIGLALLIPNEFNQFTKNIRISLGYGFGWYYLTITTLIVCLCVFIIFTPVGKIKLGDPTSKPEHSRLSWLAMLFSAGMGIGLVFYGAAEPLSHFAVSAPEAKLYSKAALKDAFQYSFFHYGIHAWSIYAIVALSLAYFQFRKKEKTMISATLKPILKEKTDGFIGKFLDSMTIFATMIGVSTTLGYGAIQISGGLNYLFGISDSFSVQLLIIVVATVLFLFSALSGIGKGVKLLSNLNIVIAIGIMLTLMLVGPRVQILNTMVSSFGEYLQNFLHMSLRTAPGNPTEQAWIQQWTILYWSWWISWSPFVGIFIARISKGRTIKEFLIYVLCVPSIFSFLWFSIFGVASTEVYKINEKISTLPIEKVLFVTLEHYPLGNILSIISIILVFSFFITSADSATYVLAMQSEYGNLNPHKEVKIVWGILLSVIATILLKIGGLNALQNVLIIIAFPFTFVLILLIISFIIELNYEKKQMGLYLKPKNYPSKDSPFRSYEE